DNA sequence from the Chiloscyllium punctatum isolate Juve2018m chromosome 47, sChiPun1.3, whole genome shotgun sequence genome:
gtgtatctgtatgagtgtgtgggtatctgtatgagtgtgtgtgtcagtatgagtgtgtgtgtctatctgtataAGTGTGTGcatttgtatgagtgtgtgtgtgtgcctgtatgagtgtgtgtgtgcctgtatgagtgtgtgtgtgtctgcatgagtgtgtttgtgagtgtgcatctgtatgagtgtgtgtgtgtctgtatgagtgtgtgtgtgagtgtgcatctatgagtgtgtgtgtgtatgtctgtatgagcatgtgagtgtttatctgtatgagtgtgtatctgtacgagtgtgtgtctgtatgagtgcgtgtgtgagtgtatgtgtccgtatgagtatgtgtgtgagtgtgtatctgcatgagtgtgtgtatctgtatgagtgtgtgtgtgtctgtatgagtgtgtgaatgtgtgtatctgtatgagtttgtgtgtgagtgtgtgtgtgagtgtgtatctgtatgagtgtgtatctgtacgagtgtgtgtgtctgtatgagtttgtgtgtgagtgtgtatctgtatgcgtgtgtgtctgaatgagtgtgtgtgtctgtatgactgtgtgtgtgtgtgtatctgtatgagtgtgcgtgtgtatccgtacgagtgtgtgtgtctgtttgagtgtttgtgtgagtgtgtatctgtatgagtgtgtgtgggtctgtatgagtgtgtgtgtctgtatgacagtgtgtgtgtgtgtatctgtatgagtgtgcgtgtgtatccgtacgagtgtgtgtgcctgtatgagtgtgtgtgtatatctgtatgagtttgtgtgtctgtatgtgtgtgtgtgtgtctgtatgagtgtgtgtgtgtctgtatgagtgtgtgtgtatctgtatgagtgtgtatcagtatgagtgtgtgtgtgtgtgtttgtatgagtgtgtgagtgtgtatctgtatgagtgtgagtgtgtatctgtatgactgtgtgtgggtctgtatgagtgtttgtgtatatctgtataagtgtgtttgtgagtgtgaatctgtatgagtgtgtgtgagtgtgaatctgtatgagtgtgtgtgtcagtatgagtgtgtgtgtctatctgtatgagtgtgtgtgtgcctgtatgagtgtgtgtgtgtctgtatgagtgtgtgtgtgagtgtgcatctatgagtgtgtgtgtgtatgtctgtatgagtatgtgagtgtatatttgtatgagtgtgtgtttatctgtatgagtgtgtatctgtatgagtgtgtttgcctgtattagtgtgtgtgtatctgcatgagtgtgtgtatctgcatgagtgtgtgtatctgtatgagtgtgtgtgtctgtatgagtgtgtgtgtctgtatctgtatgagtgtgtgtgtctgtatgagtgtgtgtatgtgtatctgcatgagtgtgtgtgtgtatctgtatgagtgtgtgagtgtgtgtatctgtatgagtgtgtgtgtctgtatgtgtgtgtgtgtgtctgtatgagtgtgtgtgtgtctgtatgagtgtgtgtgtatctgtatgagtgtgtatcagtatgagtgtgtgtgtgtgtttgtatgagtgtgtgagtgtgtatctgtatgagtgtgagtgtgagtgtgtatctgtatgactgtgtgtgggtctgtatgagtgtttgtgtatatctgtataagtgtgtttgtgagtgtgaatctgtatgagtgtgtgtgagtgtgaatctgtatgagtgtgtgtgtcagtatgagtgtgtgtgtctatctgtatgAGAGTGTTTttcctgtatgagtgtgtgtgtgtctgtatgagtgtgtgtgtgagtgtgcatctatgagtgtgtgtgtgtatgtctgtatgagtatgtgagtgtatatttgtatgagtgtgtgtttatctgtatgagtgtgtatctgtatgagtgtgtttgcctgtattagtgtgtgtgtatctgcatgagtgtgtgtatctgcatgagtgtgtgtatctgtatgagtgtgtgtgtgtgtatctgtatgagtgtgtgtgtctgtatgagtgtgtgtgtgtgtatctgcatgagtgtgtgtgtgtgtctgtatgagtgtgtgagtgtgtatctgtatgagtgtgtctgtctgtatgagtgtgcgtgagtgtgtatctgtatgagtgtgtgtgtctgtatgagtgtgtgtgtatctgtatgagtgtgtgtgcatctgtatgagtgtgtatctgtatgagtgtgtgtgtgagtgtgtgtctgtatgagtgtgtatctgtatgagtgtgtgtctgtatgagtttgtgtgtgagtgtatgtgtgtgtgtctgtatgagtgtgtatctgtatgagtgtgtgcgtgagtgtgtgtcttatgagtgtgtgaaagtgtgtctgtatgagtgcgtgagtgtgtgtatctgtgtgagtgtgtgtgtctgtatgagtgtgtgtgtgtacctgtatgtgtgtgtatgagtgtgtgagtgtgtgtttgtatgagtgtgtgaaagtgtgtctgtatgagtgcatgagtgtgtgtatctgtgtgagtgtgtgtgtctgtatgagtgtgtatgagtgtgtgattgtatgagtgtgagtgtgtgtatgagtgtgtgtgtgagtgtgtacctgtatgagtgtgtgcgtctatatgagtgtgcgtgtgagtgtatatctgtatgagtgtgtgtatgtctgtatgagtgtgtgtgtttatttatatgagtgtgtgtatttgtatgagtgtgtgagtgtgtatctgtatgagtgtgtatcttCATGCGTGTGTCTGTAtaagtgtgtatatgagtgtgtatcTATATGAGTGTGTCTATCTGtatgggtgtatgtgtgagtgtgtatctgtatgagtgtgtatctgtaatagtgtgtgtgtctgtatgagtgtgtgtgagtgtgtatctgtatgagtgtgtgtgtgagtgtgtgtctgtatgagtgtgtgtgtgtctgtatgagtgtgtatctgtatgaatgtgtgtgtgagtgtgtgtctgtatgtgtatgtgtgtatctgtatgagtgtgtatcagtatgagtgtgtgtgtgtttgtatgaatgtgtgagtgtgtatctgtatgagtgtgagtgtgtatctgtatgagtgtgtatctgtatgagtgtgtatctgtatgagtgtgtgtgggtctatatgagtgtttgtgtatatctgtatgagtgtgtgtgtgagtgtgaatctgtatgagtgtgtgtgagtgtgaatctgtatgagtgtgtcagtatgagtgtgtgtgtctatctgtatgagtgtgtgcatttgtatgagtgtgtgtgtgcctgtatgagtgtgtgtgtgtctgtatgagtgtgtgtgtgtgagtgtgcatctatgagtgtgtgtgtgtatgtctgtatgagtatgtgagtgtatatttgtatgagtgtgtgtttatctgtatgagtgtgtatctgtatgagtgtgtttgcctgtattagtgtgtgtgtgtctgtatgagtgtgtatctgcatgagtgtgtgtatctgtatgagtgtgtgtgtgtgtatctgcatgagtgtgtgtgtgtatctgtatgagtgtgtgagtgtgtgtatctgtatgagtgtgtgtgtctgtatgagtgtgtgtgtgagtgtgtgtgtgtgagtgtatctgtatgagtgtgtgtgtgtgtatccgtacgggtgtgtgtgtctgtatgagtgtgtgtgtgtgagtatgtatccgtatgagtgtgtgtatctgtatgagtgtgtagatgagtgtgtatctgtatgagtgtgtttgcctgtattagtgtgtgtgtgtgtcagtatgagtgtgtgtgtgtgtgtgtcagtatgagtgtgtttgcctgtattagtgtgtgtgtgtgcctgtatgagtgtgtgtgtgtgtgtgtgtgtcagcatgagtgtgtgtgtctgtctgagtgtgtgtgtgtgtgtatctgtatgagtgtgtgtgtctgtatgagtgtgtgtgtgagtgtgtacctgtatgagtgtgtgcgtctatatgagtgtgcgtgtgagtgtatatctgtatgagtgtgtgtatgtctgtatgagtgtgtgtgtttatttatatgagtgtgtgtatttgtatgagtgtgtgagtgtgtgtctgtatgagtgtgtgagtgtgtgtgtctgtatgagtgtgtgtgtctgtatgagtgtgtgtgtttgtatgagtgtgtgagtgtgtatctgtatgagtgtgtgtgtgagtgtgtatctgtatgagtgcgtgtgtgagtgcgtatctgtatgagtgtgtatcttcatgtgtgtgtctgtataaatgtgtatatgagtgtgtatctgtgtgagtgtgtgtgtctgtatgtgtgtgtgtgtgtgtatatctgtataagtgtgtgtgtgtatgtctgtgtgagtgtgtaagtgtgtgtgtctatatgagtgtgtgtgtatcagaatgagtgtgtgtgtatctgtatgaatgTGGttctgtatctgtatgagtgtgtgagagtgtgtgtgtgtatctgtatgagtgtgtatcggtaatagtgtgtgtgtctgtatgagtgtgtgagtgtgtatctgtatgagtgtgtgtgtctgtatgagtgtgtgtgagtgtgtatctgtatgagtgtgtgtgtctgtatgagtgtgtgtctgtatctgtatgagtgtgtctgagtgtgtgtgtctgtatgagtgtgtgagtgtgtatctgtatgagtgtgtgtgagtgtgtatctgtatgagtgtgtgtgtctgtatgagtgtgtgtctgtatctgtatgagtgtgtctgagtgtgtgtgtctgtatgagtgtgtgtgtgagtgtgtgtcttatgagtgtgtgaaagtgtgtctgtatgagtgcgtgagtgtgtgtatctgtgtgagtgtgtgtctgtatgagtgtgtgtgtgtatctgtatgtgtgtgtatgagtgtgtgagtgtgtgtttgtatgagtgtgtctgtatgagtgtgagtgtgtgtatctgtatgagtgtgtatctgtatgagtgtgtgtgtgtgtgtctgtatgagtgtgtatctgtatgagtgtgtgtctgtatgagtttgtgtgtgagtgtgtgtgtgtgtgtctgtatgagtgtgtgtctgtatgagtttgtgtgtgagtgtgtgtgtgtgtctgtatgagtgtgtatctgtatgagtgtgtgtgtgagtgtgtgtcttatgagtgtgtgaaagtgtgtctgtatgagtgcgtgagtgtgtgtatctgtgtgagtgtgtgtgtctgtatgagtgtgtgtgtgtatctgtatgtgtgtgtatgagtgtgtgagtgtgtgtttgtatgagtgtgtgaaagtgtgtctgtatgagtgcgtgagtgtgtgtatctgtgtgagtgtgtgtgtctgtatgagtgtgtatgagtgtgtgtttgtatgagtgtgtctgtatgagtgtgagtgtgtgtatctgtatgagtgtgtatgtctgtatgagtttgtgtgtgagtgtgtatctgtatcagtgtgtgtgtgtatccgtacgagtgtgtgtgtgtgtatatctttatgagtgtttgtgtgagtgtgtatctgtatgactgtgtgtgtgtatctgtatgactgtgtgtgtgtatctgtatgagtgtgtatcttCATGCATGTGTCTGTAtaagtgtgtatatgagtgtgtatctatatgagtgtgtgtatctgtatgagtgtatgtgtgagtgtgtatctgtatgagtgtgtatctgtaatagtgtgtgtgtgtgtgtgtgtatctgtatgagtgtgtgtgtgtgagtgtgtgtctgtatgagtgtgtgtgtgtctgtatgagtgtgtgtgagtgtgtctgtatgagtgtgtgtgtatctgtatgagtgtgtatctgtaatagtgtgtgtgcctgtatgagtgtgtgtgcctgtatgagtgtgtgtgtgtgtgcctgtgtgagtgtgtgtgtgtatctgtgtgtgtgtaactgtatgagtgtgtgtatctctatgagtgtgtgtgcgtgtctgtatgagtgtgtgcgtgtctgtatgagtgtgtgtctgtatctgtgtgagtgtgtctgtgtgcctctgtatgagtgtgtgtgtctatctgagtgtgtgtgagtatctgtatgagtgtgtgcatctctatgagtgtgtgagtgtgtgtgcctgtatgagtgtatgtatgtgtgtgtatctgtatgattgtgtatctgtatgagtgtgtgtctgtatctgtatgagtttgtgtgtgagtgtgtgtgtgtgtgtgtctgtatgagtgtgtatctgtatgagtgtgtgtgtgtgagtgtgtgtcttatgtgtgtgaaagtgtgtctgtatgagtgcgtgagtgtgtgtatctgtgtgagtgtgtgtgtctgtatgagtgtgtgtgtgtatctgtatgtgtgtgtatgagtgtgtgagtgtgtgtttgtatgagtgtgtgaaagtgtgtctgtatgagtgcgtgagtgtgtgtatctgtgtgtgtgtgtgtctgtatgagtgtgtatgagtgtgtgtttgtatgagtgtgtctgtatgagtgtgagtgtgtgtatctgtatgagtgtgtatgtctgtatgagtttgtgtgtgagtgtgtatctgtatgagtgtgtgtgtgtatccgtacgagtgtgtgtgtgtgtgtatctgtatgagtgtttgtgtgagtgtgtatctgtatgactgtgtgtgtgtgtatctgtatgactgtgtgtgtgtgtcttatgagtgtgtgagtgtgtgtctgtatgacttGTCTGTATGAgtgcttgagtgtgtgtgtatgtgagtgtgtgtgtctgtatgagtgtgtgagtatgtgtttgtatgagtgtgtgtgtctgtgtgagtgtgtgtatctatatgagtgtgtctgagtgtgtgtatctgtatgagtgtgtgtctgtgtgagtgtgtgtatctatatgagtgtctgtgtgagtgtgtgtctgtatgagtgtgtgagtgtgtgtctgtgtgagtgtgtgagtgtgcgtgtgggtccgtacaaaacaatcagaaataggaacagaagagaccattcggcccctcgagcctgctgcaccTCTCAGTAGGATCATGTCTGATCCATGATTCCTCCCGTCCATTccccctaccctttccctgtaatcctgATCTTCCTATCGGAGCGTCAAACATACCCCAAGACTCCGGACCCCACAGCTCTCTCTGTGGCactgagttccaaagactctcaacgcCATGGAGGGAACTCCACATCTCAGTCTTGAACTTGGCGCCCTTTATTTCGGGACCCTTACCCGTTGTGTCTTGGCTCTCGTGTGAGAGAAACCAGCCCTTTGTCAGCATttgatcctctccctctcccaatgGGATCTCTTTTTTTAACTCCTCCACTCCAGTTTGGCCCTTTGATCGTGGACCCAGCTacaataattcctgatgaagggctgagcCCGAAACGttgtctctcctgctcctcggatgcggcttgacccgctgtgcttttcggCATCATCTTTGCTGTCGCAAACAGAAACCACACAGGGGAGATCATCCCGGTGAACCACCTCAGAACTGCCTCCAATCAACTCCCATCTtgccttaaataaggggacccaATATTGCTCACGGccctccagatgtggtctccccagcaccttgcACAGCTGCAGCGAGACCTCCCGACTCTTACCCTCCCAGCCCCTTGAAATAAGCACCAAAAATGCATTCCCTGATTACCTGCTACCCTCTGGGAGCGAGCTTTCTGTGTTTCGTGCACACGttccccccgcccaccccccaccccccagggaATATAATACTTTCTTCCATCTCATTAGTGTTCTGATCTCCCTTCCAAACTGAACCACCTTTTCCCACATCGCACTTTTGCCAATGTTTTGCCCAGGCACTAACCCAACCGCTGTCTCTCTGTCGACTGTGTGTAATCCTCTCTCAACTGGCCTTTccaccgattttggtgtcatctgcaaatctggcGACAGTGCACTCACTTCCTTCCTCTGAGTTATTAATACATACTGTAAACAGTCCCAGCACTGTTCCCTGTGGCGGAACCCCAttcgtatgtgtgtgagtgactttgtgtatctgtgtgagcgagtgactttgtgtgtgtgtgtgtgcgtgtgtgtgtttgattgtgtgtttgtgtttgactttgtgtgtgtgcgtgtgtttgtgtgtgtgtgtttgactttgtgtgtgtgtgtttgattttgtgtgtgtgcgtgtgtttgattttgtgtgtgtgcgtgtgtttgtgtgtgtgtgtttcattttGTGAGTATTTGATtttatgtctttgtgtctgtgtgagtgggtgtttgattttctgtctgtgtgtgcgcgtaggTGTTTGATTTTGTATGTGTGCCTATGAGTGtgattttgtgtatgtgtgtgtttgattttgtgtgtctgtgtgagtgtttgattttgtgtgtgtgtgtctctgtgtgagtgtttcattttgtgtgtgtacctgactttgtgtgtgtctgtgtcagagtGTTTAactttgtgtatgtgcgtgtgtctgtgtctgattttgtgtgtctctctctctctctctctgtgtttgattttgtgtgtgtatgtgtgggtgtttgACTTTGTGTGTATGCATTTAATTTTTTGTGTTTGATTTTATGTGTCTGCGTGAGTGTttgattttgtgtgtgtttgtgagtttgcgtgagtgattttgtgtgtgtttgattttATGTCTGTGCGTTTGATTttgtatgtgtgtctttgtgagtgtgattttgtgtgtctgtgtgtgattttgtgtgttgagtgtgattttgtgtctgtgtttgattttgtatgtctgtgtatttgtgtctgtgtgaatgagtgtttgactttgtgtgtgtgtctctgtgagtgtttcactttgtgtgtctatctgtgtgtttgACTTTGTGCGTGTGGCTGTATGATTTAGTGTTTgattttgtgtgtttgtgtatgtggttGATTTTgtcttgagtgtgtgtgtttcattttgtgtgtctgtgagtgagtgtatgattttgtgtacgtgtgtctgtgtgagtagattattttgtgtgtgactgtgggtgtatgtgcgtgccagtgcgtgtgtgtgaactgtgtgtgtgtgacagtgtgtgtgtgtgagtgactgtgtgtgtgagcgtgtgacagcgtgtctgtgtgtgtgaatgtgtgtgtgtgaaagtgtgtacgtgtgtgtgagtgactgtgtgtgtgagcgtgtgacagtgtgtgtctgtgtgtgtgtgtgagaatgtgtgagtgtgtaagccCTGGGTACCCATTCCCGACACGCCACTCTCACGGACAGCAGGGAGTCACACGCGTGGACATGACAATCGGCGTTTTATTTCACATTGGAACAGAAAGCTTATTCGACACTGAATGAAACCGCCCACACTCCAGCCTGTCCTGGCCTCGCGCTGTGCGTGTGAGCGGAAAATGTTCGGTGCTGGGCGGGGCCGGGCCGGTGTGCCCTGTGCCCGGGTGATGTCTCCGGTCTATTCCGTGCCCCTCGGAGCCTCCTAGTCACAGTCCGGGAGTCGGCTGGAGTCTCCCCTCTCCGTCACCAAAATGTCTTCCGGCTTCCCCACTCCCTCCGACGCCACGGGTGCCCTCACCGAGTCGCTCTGAAGGTGGTCGAGGGAGGAGCGGGGGCAAGCTTGGGGTgccaaggtgggggggggagaggcgaACGGGTTTTCCCTGGACCCCCGCCACtcacccctacccccccccccccttgtgcCTTCAGCCTCCCGCCCAGGGGTGGGGCCACGCCATCACTGGCCGGTGccgctctccccacccccccaggtGGCCGGGTGAGTGAGCCCCCCCTGGTCGCACAGCTCCCCCAGCGCCCTACTGCCCCCTAGCCCTGGCTGCCAGCCCTGCAGGCAGGCTTCGAAGCCGAGCGGATCCAGCCCCAGCCCAAAGCCCCCGATGTCGTAGCAGGCCAGGCGCCCCTTGCAGAGCGGGCAGCGGTGGGGCTCCGAGGCCCCCGGCGCCTCCCCCGCCTGCCCGCCCTTGCCAGCGGGGGGCGCCACGAACAGCTGCTTGCACAGGGCGCACTCCAGCGCCCGCTCCCCCTCGTGGACGGGCTGGTGGGCCAGGAGCTGGGCCCAGGAGGCGAAGCCCCTCTTGCACATGCCGCACTCGAACAGGGGGCGTGGTGGCGGGGGTGAGGCGGAGGTGGAGGCCGGCggaggggggggcggggtgggggcggaggggagaggcgggggaggaggggggaggaggagggggagggacggCGGCCGAGCTGGTGGTGGCCGGCGCCCGCTCCCCCGCCCGACCGTGGACGTTGCGGTGCTTGCTGAGCCCGCCGGCGGTGTGGAAGCGCCGCAGGCAGACGTGGCACTCGAAGGCGGGCTCGCCGGCGTGCTGCCGCTCGTGGGCGCGCAGGCGGGAGGCGCTGCCGCACCGCTGCGGGCAGAGGCGGCACTGGTAGGTGGCGGCCGGGTCGCGGGGCAGGTGGGTGAGCCGGTGCTTGGCCAGCACGCTGGCCGTGTAGAAGCCCTTGGGGCACAGCTGGCACCGGAAGGGCTTCTCGCCCGAGTGCGTGCGCCCGTGGACGCAGAGCTCGCTGGAGGTGTAGTACCGCTTGGGGCACAGCTGGCAGGCGTAGGGCTTGATGCCGGTGTGGGTGCGCTGGTGTTTGGCCAGGTCGCTGGAGCGGTAGAAGGCTTTGGGGCAGTTGGCGCAGCGGAAGGGCCGCTCCCCGGTGTGGGTGCGCCCGTGGATGCGCAGCTCGCTGGAGGTGTAGAAGCGCTTCTCGCAGACCGGGCAGCCGTGCGGGCGCTCCCCGGTGTGGAAGCGGCCGTGGATCTTCAGCTCGCTGCCCGTGTAGAAGCGCTTCTCGCAGACCGGGCAGCCGTGCGGCTTCTCGCCGGTGTGGGTGCGCTGGTGCTTGACCAGGTCCCCCGAGCGGTAGAAGGCACGCCCGCAGGTGGCGCAGCAGAAGGGCCGCACCCCGCTGTGGGTCTGCTGGTGGCGCCGGAGGTCGCCCGAGGTGTAGAAGCTCTTGCCGCACTGCCCACAGGCGAAGGGCCGCTCGCCGCTGTGGAAGCGCCGGTGCCGGGTCAGGTTGCTGGAGGAGTGGAAGCGCTTGCCGCACAGCGGGCACTGGAAGGGCTTCTCGCCGGTGTGGATGCGCTGGTGCTCCAGCAGGTGGCCCAGCCGGCCGAAGCGCTTGCCGCAGCTCGAGCAGGCGTGCGGGCGCTCGCCGGTGTGCCACTGCTGGTGCACCCGCAGCTCGCTGGAGGTGTAGAAGCGCTTGGCGCAGAGCTGGCAGGGGAAGGGGCGGCGGCCGGTGTGGAAGCGCTGGTGGGCGCTCAGCTCCGGGTAGCTGGGGTAGCAGCGGCCGCAGACGGCGCACTCGAAGGGCCGGTGGGTGGCGTGCCGCGGCCGGTGCAGCGCCAGGTGGCTGAGGGTGGCGAAGGTCTTGCCACAGGCGAAGCACTCGAAGGGCCGCTCCCCGGTGTGGGTGCGCAGGTGACGCTGCAGGTGGGAGGGGCAGGCGAAGCCCTTGCCGCACTCCGGGCACGGGAAGCGGTTGGGCCGCGGCGCCCGGCGCCTCTCGccggggggcgggggaggggaggCGGGGGGCGGCGGCGTTGCCGCGGCGACccacccgcccccctcccccgccccgcTCCCGCCCGGCTCTCCCAGCGCCGCTCTCTCCACGGCGCCCCCTCCCTCGGCCTCCTCCTTGACCGCGGGTGCCCCCCGGGCGGTTTCCAGGCCCCCCAGAGCGTCGCCGGCTCCGGTCCGGACGGTTTCCAGGCTCCACCGGAGGGTTTCCAGGCCCCCCGGGGCGCCGCCAAGGCCGCCTCGGTCAGTTTCCAGGCCCCCCAGGGCGTCGCCGGGGCCACCTCGGTCGGTTTCCAGGCCCCCTCGGAGAGTTTCCAGGCCCCCCTGGGCGTGGCCGGGGCCACCCCGGACGGTTTCCAGGCCGCCGCGGAGAGTTTCCGGGCCCCCCAGGGCGTGGCCGGGGCCACCCTGGACAGTTTCCAGGCCGCCGCGGAGAGTTTCCGGGCCCCCCAGGGCGTGGCCGGGGCCACCCCGGACAGTTTCCAGGCCCCCGCGGAGAGTTTCCAGGCCCCCCAGGGCGTGGCCGGGGCCACCCCGGGCAGTTTCCGGGCCCCCTCGGAGAGTTTCCAGGCCCCCCCGGAGGGCTTCGAAGCCGCACGGGGCGTCGCCCAGGCTCCCGCGGAGAGTTTCGAGGGCCCCCGCTGCATCGCCGGGGGCCCCCCGGAGGCTTTCCAGGCCCCCCCGGAGGGTCTCGAGGTTCCCCCGGAGGGTTTCGAGGCTCCCCCGGAGGGTCTCGAAGCTCCCCGGGGCGTCGCCAAGGCCCCCTCGCAGGGTCTCGAGGCCCCCCTGAAGGGTTTCGAGGCTCCCCCGGAGGGTTTCGAGCACCCCGCGGTGAGGACCACCCCTGGCTGCGGTCCTCGCTTCCTCAgcctctccaccctcctcctcctcctcctcctcctcctcctcgtccTCGTCCTCGTCCTCCTCGTGTCTGGGGGTCTCCACCAGGGGGTTGCTATGGTTACCGGGAGACGGTGGGCCTGGGGCAGGGGCCATTGCTGCAGAGGAAGGGGACACACATCACGGTCAACAGGTAACGTCAActtcctgcccccccccccccaccaggccGTCCTGCCCTCCAATCCTCCAAAACACCACCAACCCCTCCCCGACcctacaccccccacaccccaccccaacctcggcacc
Encoded proteins:
- the LOC140468611 gene encoding uncharacterized protein, whose protein sequence is MAPAPGPPSPGNHSNPLVETPRHEEDEDEDEEEEEEEEEEGGEAEEARTAARGGPHRGVLETLRGSLETLQGGLETLRGGLGDAPGSFETLRGSLETLRGNLETLRGGLESLRGAPGDAAGALETLRGSLGDAPCGFEALRGGLETLRGGPETARGGPGHALGGLETLRGGLETVRGGPGHALGGPETLRGGLETVQGGPGHALGGPETLRGGLETVRGGPGHAQGGLETLRGGLETDRGGPGDALGGLETDRGGLGGAPGGLETLRWSLETVRTGAGDALGGLETARGAPAVKEEAEGGGAVERAALGEPGGSGAGEGGGWVAAATPPPPASPPPPPGERRRAPRPNRFPCPECGKGFACPSHLQRHLRTHTGERPFECFACGKTFATLSHLALHRPRHATHRPFECAVCGRCYPSYPELSAHQRFHTGRRPFPCQLCAKRFYTSSELRVHQQWHTGERPHACSSCGKRFGRLGHLLEHQRIHTGEKPFQCPLCGKRFHSSSNLTRHRRFHSGERPFACGQCGKSFYTSGDLRRHQQTHSGVRPFCCATCGRAFYRSGDLVKHQRTHTGEKPHGCPVCEKRFYTGSELKIHGRFHTGERPHGCPVCEKRFYTSSELRIHGRTHTGERPFRCANCPKAFYRSSDLAKHQRTHTGIKPYACQLCPKRYYTSSELCVHGRTHSGEKPFRCQLCPKGFYTASVLAKHRLTHLPRDPAATYQCRLCPQRCGSASRLRAHERQHAGEPAFECHVCLRRFHTAGGLSKHRNVHGRAGERAPATTSSAAVPPPPPPPSSPASPLRPHPAPPSAGLHLRLTPATTPPVRVRHVQEGLRLLGPAPGPPARPRGGAGAGVRPVQAAVRGAPRWQGRAGGGGAGGLGAPPLPALQGAPGLLRHRGLWAGAGSARLRSLPAGLAARARGQ